From a single Capsicum annuum cultivar UCD-10X-F1 chromosome 12, UCD10Xv1.1, whole genome shotgun sequence genomic region:
- the LOC107849366 gene encoding uncharacterized protein LOC107849366, with the protein MYTVRGHTKVARRRLICNNLGAPKWLFIGFLAADKRLYTRDWLIQWKMQVDPICPLCEQVPETINHLFFKCKVSAEVWGRILWWQGLLRQPEEWQRELIWCTSKHNSKNSTDLLYRTTLVAANYYVWRERNQVVFQHKRSCGDAIVRLIIQAIFTRTTPTSKMQGKLAKLNW; encoded by the coding sequence atgtacacTGTTAGGGGGCATACTAAAGTGGCTCGACGTAGATTGATTTGTAATAACTTGGGAGCTCCTAAATGGCTATTTATAGGCTTTCTCGCAGCAGATAAGAGACTCTACACTAGAGACTGGTTGATTCAATGGAAGATGCAAGTTGACCCCATATGTCCCTTGTGTGAACAAGTACCCGAAACTATTAATCACTTGTTCTTCAAGTGTAAGGTTTCAGCAGAGGTCTGGGGGAGGATATTATGGTGGCAAGGATTACTGCGGCAACCGGAGGAGTGGCAAAGGGAACTAATATGGTGCACCTCCAAGCACAATAGTAAGAATAGCACTGATCTTCTCTATAGAACTACCCTGGTAGCTGCTAATTATTACGTATGGAGGGAAAGGAACCAGGTAGTTTTTCAGCACAAGAGGAGTTGTGGGGATGCTATAGTGAGGTTGATCATCCAAGCCATATTCACCAGGACAACACCCACAAGCAAAATGCAGGGAAAGCTAGCAAAATTAAATTGGTAA